The Neodiprion virginianus isolate iyNeoVirg1 chromosome 5, iyNeoVirg1.1, whole genome shotgun sequence genome contains a region encoding:
- the LOC124305082 gene encoding uncharacterized protein KIAA2013 homolog yields the protein MRGGGMFDTHDFAKRIRRFIDGNHSYRKLLILLVICGALLLYLGPSVAQWLFASSQRPIEAFEDQCINERLASAFFDAAEYNAIISPSSDDHSYLPYVGNGVFGIPVTPEAWLYIKHGRTLSLRVPWQPILTHPNSDNTPSREATVTHLTTGIVHRYQCFREGYHVEFQYYAHRSLDRIFVQEIKIANPLGVSQEVPLKPQTSMHWRDSGTEAVQVQVEGLPNYEYTSTSGFVSLPGSDKIVAVAVVYRSPPKTFHVTARSFMKLQFLTSVHYSEPVSSDSYIARKQLLQVSQKKALEGMKRALVQQQQGLKEEHTLVWQSYWHAGIRISNSKAKGAINGHKINSTMYYVLSQVPAGIPDVEKDVANNEGCYRGHHTLDAPRLWQDTSTIEGVNDIVGAWLVTLEKQGCHHLMVGGPAAVQQAIVLSLGSLRFSNQHLEFNIDPQYLHRDYFFRRISYGNVTHLNISVMVGEDNRAVLGVALDRSDTVYYGCDAGCLDSPVPLSQSWTNFPVKLTKPLTAILYITSDQQHMQDLRKALHVHEVDEAPAHDHHVMALHKHGHRLGGLPTLFWISICFLIVVFHLFLCKLILSEYCDHQDRQRTRYGKP from the exons ATGAGGGGTGGAGGAATGTTCGATACCCACGACTTTGCCAAACGTATAAGGCGATTCATTGATGGCAATCACTCATATCGCAAGCTCCTCATATTGTTGGTCATTTGCGGAGCGCTGCTGCTCTACCTTGGACCTTCCGTTGCTCAGTGGTTGTTTGCCAGTAGCCAAAGACCGATCGAAG CATTTGAAGATCAATGCATCAACGAAAGACTCGCTAGTGCATTTTTTGATGCCGCTGAATACAATGCTATCATCTCACCTTCTTCCGACGATCATTCTTATTTGCCTTACGTTGGAAATGGAGTTTTCGGTATTCCCGTGACTCCTGAAGCTTGGCTCTATATAAAACATGGAAGAACGCTATCTCTGAGGGTTCCTTGGCAGCCGATATTAACACATCCAAATTCGGACAACACTCCTTCTCGGGAAGCCACTGTTACGCATTTAACCACAGGGATAGTTCATAGATATCAATGTTTTCGTGAAGGGTATCacgttgaatttcagtattatGCTCACAGAAGCCTCGATAGGATTTTTGTTCAAGAAATCAAGATAGCCAATCCCCTCGGAGTTTCTCAAGAAGTTCCGCTCAAGCCTCAAACATCAATGCATTGGAGGGACTCAGGCACTGAGGCAGTACA aGTTCAAGTTGAAGGACTCCCTAACTACGAGTACACTTCAACCTCAGGATTCGTTTCTTTGCCAGGTTCTGACAAGATTGTGGCCGTCGCTGTGGTGTATCGTTCACCGCCAAAAACATTCCATGTTACAGCGCGAAGTTTTATGAAGCTGCAATTTCTTACTAGCGTCCATTACAGTGAACCTGTATCATCAGATTCATATATCGCAAGGAAACAATTGTTGCAAGTGTCACAAAAAAAGGCATTGGAG GGTATGAAAAGAGCTCTTGTGCAACAACAACAAGGATTGAAGGAGGAACATACGTTAGTTTGGCAGAGTTACTGGCATGCAGGCATCAGAATCAGCAATTCGAAAGCTAAAGGTGCGATAAACGGGCACAAAATCAACTCCACAATGTACTACGTATTGTCTCAAGTTCCCGCGGGTATACCAGATGTCGAAAAAGATGTCGCGAACAACGAGGGTTGCTACCGAGGTCATCACACTCT AGACGCCCCACGACTCTGGCAAGACACATCAACAATTGAGGGTGTTAACGACATTGTTGGAGCATGGCTGGTTACCTTGGAAAAGCAGGGATGTCACCATCTGATGGTTGGTGGACCGGCAGCTGTTCAACAAGCGATTGTTCTCAGTTTAGGATCCTTGAGGTTCAGCAACCAGCACTTGGAGTTTAATATAGATCCACAGTACTTACATCGCGACTACTTCTTCAG GCGCATAAGTTATGGCAACGTAACTCACTTAAACATCTCAGTAATGGTGGGCGAAGATAATCGCGCGGTTCTGGGTGTTGCACTTGATCGCAGCGATACTGTTTATTATGGATGCGATGCTGGCTGCTTAGACTCTCCAGTACCACTGAGTCAATCCTGGACTAATTTCCCAGTGAAGCTAACGAAACCGTTGACAGCAATATTGTACATAACGTCCGATCAACAGCACATGCAAGACTTGCGTAAAGCTCTGCACGTCCACGAGGTTGATGAGG CACCGGCGCACGATCATCACGTGATGGCGTTGCACAAGCACGGCCATCGTTTGGGGGGTCTGCCAACTTTATTTTGGATCAGTATTTGCTTCCTGATTGTCGTGTTCCActtatttttatgcaaactTATCCTCAGCGAGTACTGCGACCATCAGGACCGTCAAAGAACACGTTACGGCAAACCCTGA
- the LOC124304466 gene encoding sodium- and chloride-dependent GABA transporter 1 produces MTDALRDPELAADSVSAEDARASLNVACQSKSKDKALPERGTWSTKLDFILSVVGLAIGLGNVWRFPYLCYKNGGGAFLIPYFLTLILAGIPMFFMELALGQMLTIGGLGVFKIAPLFKGIGYAAAVMSCWMNVYYIVILAWAIFYFFMSMRSDVPWRTCNNYWNTKNCVNPYDRSGILCWNQHTSKGVIKVCSLNQFNVSATDLTDPVKEFWERRALQISDGVEHMGSIRWELAGTLLLVWILCYFCIWKGVKWTGKVVYFTSLFPYVLLTILLIRGITLPGAMEGIRFYISPNLSKLRESEVWIDAVTQIFFSYGLGLGTLVALGSYNKFTNDVYKDALIVCSVNSSTSMFAGFVIFSVVGFMAHEQQKPVAEVAASGPGLAFLAYPSAVLQLPGAPLWSCLFFFMLLLIGLDSQFCTMEGFITAMVDEWPQLLRRRKEIFIAVVCGLSYLVGLSCISQGGMYVFQILDSYAVSGFCLLFLIFFECISISWAFGVNRFYDGLRDMIGYYPLAWWKLCWTVTTPMICIGVFIFNLVQWTPVKYLEYEYPWWSHVLGWITALSSMLCIPGYMIYAWVTTPGDYNTKFKLLVRIEDDVGSLRVKMGQPGVELSTL; encoded by the exons ATGACTGATGCCTTGAGAGATCCAGAGTTGGCTGCAGACTCGGTGAGCGCCGAGGATGCCAGAGCATCACTGAACGTGGCTTGTCAATCAAAGTCGAAAGACAAAGCACTCCCCGAGAGAGGTACCTGGAGTACGAAACTGGACTTCATCCTGAGCGTG GTCGGACTTGCCATTGGACTCGGTAATGTGTGGAGATTTCCGTATTTGTGTTACAAAAATGGGGGTGGTGCTTTCCTCATACCGTACTTTTTGACGCTGATTCTTGCTGGTATCCCGATGTTCTTTATGGAGCTGGCCCTTGGGCAGATGTTGACCATAGGTGGTCTTGGGGTCTTTAAAATCGCTCCCCTCTTCAAGGGAATCGGCTACGCTGCGGCGGTAATGTCCTGCTGGATGAACGTCTACTACATTGTCATTCTGGCATGGGCCATCTTCTACTTCTTCATGTCAATGAGAAGCG ATGTTCCATGGCGAACCTGCAACAATTACTGGAACACGAAAAACTGCGTTAACCCTTACGATAGAAGTGGGATTCTTTGCTGGAATCAACATACCAGCAAAGGTGTTATCAAGGTCTGCTCTCTGAACCAGTTCAACGTCAGCGCGACAGATCTCACCGACCCCGTGAAAGAATTTTGGGA GCGACGGGCACTTCAGATCAGTGACGGAGTAGAACACATGGGAAGCATACGCTGGGAATTGGCGGGAACTCTTCTATTGGTTTGGATTCTCTGTTACTTTTGCATTTGGAAGGGTGTAAAGTGGACTGGAAAAGTTGTATACTTCACCTCCTTGTTCCCTTATGTTCTTTTAACTATTCTACTAATTCGTGGGATCACTCTGCCCGGTGCCATGGAAGGAATCCGATTCTACATCAGCCCAAATCTTTCCAAGCTCCGGGAATCCGAa GTATGGATCGACGCTGTAACACAAATATTCTTCTCTTACGGTCTCGGCCTGGGTACCCTGGTTGCCTTGGGCAGCTACAATAAGTTTACGAACGATGTGTATAAGGATGCTTTGATAGTCTGCTCGGTGAATTCTTCAACGAGCATGTTTGCCGGCTTCGTAATCTTCTCTGTAGTTGGATTCATGGCACACGAACAGCAGAAACCAGTTGCCGAAGTTGCAGCATCCGGACCCGGACTCGCCTTTTTGGCATATCCCTCGGCAGTTCTTCAGCTGCCAGGAGCCCCATTGTGGTCTTGCCTCTTCTTCTTCATGCTTCTTCTCATTGGCCTCGACTCGCAGTTTTGTACGATGGAAGGTTTCATAACGGCGATG GTTGATGAGTGGCCACAGCTGTTGAGGCGACGCAAAGAAATCTTCATTGCTGTTGTATGCGGGTTGTCATATTTGGTTGGTTTGTCATGCATCTCGCAAGGTGGCATGTACGTTTTCCAAATCCTCGACTCTTATGCCGTATCCGGTTTTTGTCTGCTTTTTCTGATATTCTTCGAGTGCATCTCAATCAGCTGGGCATTTGGTGTAAACCGCTTTTACGATGGATTGCGTGACATGATCGGCTACTACCCACTTGCCTGGTGGAAACTATGCTGGACTGTCACAACGCCAATGATCTGCATC GGTGTATTCATCTTCAATCTCGTGCAATGGACACCGGTAAAGTATCTGGAATACGAATATCCATGGTGGTCTCACGTCCTCGGTTGGATAACGGCCTTGTCATCAATGCTGTGTATACCCGGGTACATGATTTACGCGTGGGTGACGACACCTGGAGATTACAACACG AAATTCAAGCTTCTCGTTCGAATAGAAGACGATGTTGGGAGCTTGCGCGTCAAAATGGGCCAGCCAGGGGTGGAGCTGAGCACATTGTAA
- the LOC124304465 gene encoding contactin codes for MVGLWLQVALVTTWVILVAAQDLGDGELIYRCPQYWIRHQESCYRFIKSPLRARAEARKNCQAYQSDLVSVDSLEEHGFLMYQLQWQDPQHRRWYTGIRQQGGYWSNEPDGSQLVNMDNAFLPEPLDNVQGKDYLVYTFSNSLKRWGFEKVTGNEELLYICEASIVSMHNLVQEDRTYQYGIEINNPLRVPRGPYFIKQPVDTVFDLSKRKLTNDVTLSCLAGGFPTPTYEWFKEIYENDRLVANRINPLENSRYTVSGGTLIIYEPEQKGDPGSYHCKASNEFGTIVSESVVLSFGYILVFNLQRSQEKGDQNWGKAIYCDPPQHFPGVKYYWTRDYFPNFVEEDKRVFVSNDGALYFSALESIDQGNYSCNVQSVASDTGRNGPFFPLRVNPHSTFQQLTFTNNFPKVFPEAPVAGEEVQLECIAFGYPVPSYNWTRRGADLPRGAVYSNYNRVLIIPRVQVEDQGEYVCRASNNRASIENSVFLTIQAAPNFTIPLVDKHMDNRGDLTWTCEAFGIPDVDYKWFRNGEILDMYTLPLEDRDRYTIQDNVLSIRNLNPERDQAMYQCRARNQLRTKYSSGQLRVLSLKPSFKKRPMESETYAADGGNVTIVCNPEAAPRPKFVWKKDGNVIGSGGRRRMLENGNLIISPVSRDDEGMYTCIASNEYGTDETRGRVIVLRGPRFIESLYRRTITAVMRNLTLYCRAETEEILDVAYIWTHNGLRIRDKDLINNPRLQIDAGLLNLVNVTFADAGDYECIIKSAVGRISSRASVIVEGPPGPPGGVQVISVVKTSVTLQWTDGAFNGRPITMYSVGARTNWNETWFLLSENITAIEIDRYNGRKEAYLENVLNPHTTYEFRVSAINDLGIGDPSSPSPQYSTPSAKPGMAPINIGGGGGKIGDLTITWTPLKSSEQNGPGIYYKIYWRRKSEEIEFQSLALKEYGNTNMAVVHIPSEYYYTEYEVQVQAANDVGFGPLSEIVTIFSAEKMPLVAPQQVYARSYNSTSLNVTWLPIEETRERVHGKLIGHRLKYWKKDNAEEDAVYYLSRSKRPWALVVGLQPDTYYFVKVMVYNSAGEGPESERYLERTYRKAPQNPPSSVNVYGINPSTVKVVWRYVQPSLAEEPLIGYKIRVWEVDQDMSTANDTIVPVGSALEGYITTLSPGKAYHLRVLAFSNGGDGRMSSPEHTFQMGDPDTFRSSASKKILNTGLGVALLLLLRLINYM; via the exons ATGGTTGGCCTTTGGTTGCAAGTCGCTTTGGTCACTACTTGGGTCATCCTTGTCGCTGCACAAGATCTAGGCGACGGAGAGTTGATATATCGATGTCCCCAGTACTGGATCAGGCACCAAGAGTCATGCTATAGATTCATAAAGAGTCCCTTGAGGGCTCGGGCAGAAGCTCGCAAGAACTGTCAGGCCTATCAGAGTGACCTGGTTAGCGTTGATTCTCTTGAGGAGCATGGGTTCCTCATGTATCAGTTGCAATGGCAGGATCCGCAGCATCGACGCTGGTACACAGGAATCAGGCAGCAGGGTGGCTACTGGTCTAACGAACCAGATGGAAGCCAGCTCGTGAACATGGATAATGCGTTCCTGCCCGAGCCCCTGGATAATGTGCAAGGGAAGGACTACTTGGTTTATACATTCAGTAATAGCCTGAAAAGATGGGGATTCGAGAAGGTTACCGGGAATGAGGAGCTTTTGTACATATGCGAAGCTTCTATTGTCAGCATGCACAATTTAGTCCAGGAGGACCGTACCTACCAGTACGGCATTGAGATTAACAATCCCCTGAGAGTGCCACGCGGTCCTTACTTCATTAAGCAACCGGTCGACACCGTATTTGACTTGTCCAAAAGAAAGTTAACCAACGACGTCACTCTAAGCTGCTTGGCTGGTGGATTCCCAACACCTACCTACGAGTGGTTTAAAGAGATCTATGAGAATGATAGATTGGTTGCTAATAGGATCAACCCTTTGGAAAACAGTCGATACACTGTCAGCGGAGGAACTCTTATTATTTACGAACCTGAGCAG AAAGGAGATCCTGGATCCTATCATTGCAAGGCGAGCAATGAATTTGGCACAATTGTGTCAGAAAGTGTAGTGCTTTCTTTTGGATACATATTAGTGTTCAATCTGCAACGTTCCCAAGAGAAGGGTGATCAAAATTGGGGAAAAGCAATCTATTGCGATCCTCCTCAACATTTTCCTGGTGTCAAATATTATTGGACTCGTGATTACTTCCCCAACTTTGTTGAGGAGGATAAGCGTGTATTTGTTTCCAACGACGGTGCCCTTTACTTTTCTGCCTTGGAATCGATAGATCAAGGAAATTATTCATGTAATGTACAAAGTGTCGCATCAGATACTGGGAGAAATGGCCCTTTTTTCCCGCTCCGAGTCAATCCTCACT CTACATTTCAGCAGCTTACTTTCACCAACAACTTTCCCAAAGTCTTTCCTGAAGCTCCCGTAGCCGGGGAAGAAGTTCAGCTTGAATGCATCGCCTTTGGATA TCCAGTTCCATCTTACAATTGGACACGCAGAGGTGCTGATCTACCACGTGGTGCAGTTTATTCCAACTATAACCGTGTCCTAATCATTCCACGAGTCCAAGTAGAAGACCAAGGAGAGTATGTTTGCAGAGCTTCAAACAACAGAGCCTCAATagaaaattcagtttttttaaccataCAAGCTGCTCCAAACTTTACAATTCCGCTGGTAGACAAACACATGGATAACAGGGGTGATTTAACGTGGACCTGCGAAGCATTTGGCATTCCTGATGTTGATTACAAGTGGTTTAGGAATGGTGAAATACTAGATATGTATACACTGCCACTTGAGGATAGAGATCGATACACCATACAAGACAATGTACTTTCAATAAGAAATCTCAATCCGGAGAGAGACCAGGCGATGTATCAATGTCGAGCAAGAAATCAGCTTCGAACAAAGTATTCTTCAGGTCAATTACGAGTCTTGT CACTGAAGCCATCTTTCAAAAAGAGGCCTATGGAGTCAGAAACATACGCGGCAGACGGTGGGAATGTTACGATAGTGTGCAACCCTGAAGCTGCGCCACGACCAAAGTTTGTATGGAAAAAAGATGGGAATGTTATTGGTTCTGGGGGAAGGAGGCGTATGCTTGAAAATGGAAACCTGATAATAAGTCCAGTTTCACGCGATGACGAGGGTATGTACACCTGCATAGCCTCGAATGAGTATGGAACAGACGAAACCCGGGGAAGAGTTATTGTACTTC GTGGCCCGAGATTTATTGAGAGTCTGTATCGCCGTACAATTACTGCAGTGATGCGGAACTTGACATTATACTGTCGCGCCGAGACTGAGGAAATCTTAGATGTTGCTTACATATGGACACACAACGGGCTACGAATAAGAGACAAAGATCTGATAAATAATCCACGGCTACAGATCGATGCTGGGCTTCTTAATTTAGTAAACGTGACTTTTGCCGATGCCGGCGACTATGAATGTATAATCAAAAGTGCAGTTGGTAGGATATCGAGTAGGGCAAGCGTTATTGTTGAAGGCCCACCAGGTCCGCCAGGAGGTGTACAGGTCATAAGTGTCGTCAAAACTTCGGTGACCCTTCAGTGGACTGACGGAGCATTTAATGGCAGACCTATCACTATGTATAGTGTTGGCGCAAGAACGAATTGGAATGAAACATGGTTTCTACTATCTGAAA acATAACGGCTATCGAAATCGATAGGTACAACGGGCGTAAAGAAGCATATCTTGAAAATGTTCTCAACCCGCACACAACCTATGAATTTCGCGTTTCAGCGATAAATGACCTAGGTATTGGCGATCCGTCAAGTCCGTCGCCTCAGTACAGCACACCGTCCGCCAAGCCGGGAATGGCGCCGATTAACATAGGTGGCGGTGGCGGTAAAATCGGGGATCTGACGATAACCTGGACGCCATTGAAATCTTCGGAGCAAAACGGACCCGGGATATATTACAAGATTTATTGGCGTCGAAAGTCCGAGGAAATAGAATTCCAGTCTCTTGCGCTCAAGGAATACGGGAACACGAATATGGCGGTTGTGCACATTCCTTCGGAATATTACTACACAGAGTACGAGGTGCAAGTTCAAGCTGCCAACGATGTTGGTTTTGGACCGCTTTCCGAAATCGTGACAATATTCAGTGCTGAAAAGATGCCGCTGGTCGCTCCGCAACAGGTTTACGCGAGAAGTTACAACAGCACAAGTCTGAACGTCACCTGGTTGCCAATCGAAGAAACGCGAGAACGAGTCCATGGTAAATTGATAGGTCACAGGCTGAAGTACTGGAAAAAAGACAATGCGGAGGAGGATGCTGTGTATTATTTGTCGCGTTCGAAGCGTCCTTGGGCCCTTGTTGTTGGCTTGCAGCCTGACACCTACTATTTCGTCAAAGTAATGGTGTATAACTCCGCTGGTGAAGGGCCAGAGAGCGAACGTTACCTAGAAAGAACTTACCGCAAAGCGCCGCAAAATCCTCCCTCATCTGTCAACGTTTATGGTATCAATCCGTCCACTGTTAAAGTAGTTTGGCGTTACGTTCAGCCAAGTTTGGCGGAAGAACCGTTAATCGGATACAAAATCCGTGTGTGGGAAGTCGACCAAGATATGAGCACGGCCAATGATACAATAGTTCCAGTTGGTTCGGCACTCGAGGGATATATAACAACTCTTAGTCCTGGGAAAGCTTACCACTTGAGAGTGTTGGCGTTCAGCAATGGAGGAGATGGACGGATGTCCAGTCCTGAGCATACTTTTCAAATGGGAGACCCAGATACGTTTAGGAGCTCGGCAAGCAAAAAGATTCTCAATACTGGTCTTGGTGTGGCATTGTTGCTCTTATTAAGATTAATCAATTACATGTAG